From the genome of Nocardia mangyaensis:
GCCCCGCACGATCATTTCACCGACGACGGAACGATCGCCCGCGCACGCCTGTCGTCCGCGGGGCGACCCGCACCCCTGGTGACGGTCGCCATCATGGCCAAGGACGGGCGCCTGCTGCCCTGCGGCGAGCGCGGTGAGATCGTGGTCCGAGGATCTCTGGTCATGCGTGGCTACTACAACAACCACGCGGCCACGGCAGAAGCATCAGCGGGGGGCTGGCATCACACCGGGGACATCGGCTACCTCGACCGGGACGGCTACCTCTTCATCGTGGACCGGGCCAAGGACATGGTGATCACCGGCGGGTTCAACGTTTACTCGACCGAAGTCGAACAAGCACTCATGGCGCACCCGGCGATAGCCGACTGCGCGGTGATCGGGCTACCCGATGACAAATGGGGCGAGCGATTGACCGCCGTTCTCGAGTTGCGGCCGGGCACCACCACGGATCCGGCTGAAATGACAGCGTTCGTCAAGTCGCACCTCGGCAGCGTGAAAACGCCCAAGCAGATCGAAGTCTGGCCAGAACTGCCTCGATCAAGGATCGGCAAGGTCCTCAAGGCGGAGATCAGAAAGCAGCTGCTCGAACTCGACCGACCGCAATAGTTCGTGGGGCGAGTCGGGGTAGACGCGGAGATCGACGTGCGCGGGCCCGTAGGTACCGTCGGAGCGTGGTGCGCGTCCTGTCGCCGAGCGGGAGTGTCCGCGGGCGGCGCCCTTTTCCGAGAACCAGGACGGTGTTCTCGGCGAAGTCGAGGGCTTCGACGTCCAGCGGTGCGATCTCGCCGATTCGCGGACCGGCGTCGACCATGAGCCCGATGATCGCCGAGTCGCGCCGATCTTCGAAGGCTGTGCCTTCGCAGTCGGCGAGGACCTTCCGCCGTGCTTCCATCGGCGGAACTGGGATCTTCTTCTCGGGCACTGTCGGGGAGTCATCTACGTGAACGGGTCGGCCGCCAGCAGCTCTTCTGCCTCGAGGTCCTGAGTGGGCGAGCATTGTGCTTGGTGGGCAGCTCCGCCTCTGACCTGCCTAATTTGCAGGTCAGAGGCGGTTTTGCGCCCCCGGCAGGAATCGAACCTGCGACCTAGGGATTAGAAGGCCCTTGCTCTATCCAACTGAGCTACGGAGGCAGTCGCATTCACCTTGGCCGAACTCGGCCGTGGTGTCCAGCTCGGAAAGTATAGCGATCGACCAGATCAGGATCTGGGATCGGGAGCGATGCCCCATCGGGGCGTGCGCGGGCACGTCGAACTACCCTCGTTGGCATGTCGTTATCGCAGGACCCCTCCGCTGGACCCGCCGTCGACGGCGCGCCACCGGTGGAATCGGGTCGGTCTGCGTCGGCGGGAAACGCTTCGTCGTTCGGTGTGCTCAGTGTCGTCGCGGGGGCGATGGCCGCGATGGTGGCTGCTCTCGTGGTCGGGTTGTCGGCGGCGCAAGCGCTCAGTCTGCTGGGCATACCCGATCCGGGGCCGTTGACAACATATGGACTGCCTGCGGTGCGCGCGGTGGCCGATTTGGCCGCGGCGGTGACGGTCGGCTCCCTGTTGTTCGCCGCGTTCCTGCTGCCCCCGCGCGACAGCGGGCTGCTCGAGGCGGGCGGATATCGGGCGGTGCGCCGCGCCGGTGACGCCGCGCTGGTCTGGGCGGGGTGCGCGGTGCTGCTGGTGCCGTTGACCGTGTCGGACACGACCGGGCAGTCGGTGTCGGCCATGTGGCGGCCCGAGGTGCTGTGGCCGGTCATCGACCAGGTCGAGGTGGCCGGGGCTTGGCGCACGACAGCGCTGCTGGCGTTGATCGTGGCGATTGGGTGCCGGCTCGCGCTGCGCTGGGGCTGGACGCCGCTGCTGCTGGCGGGCGCGCTGATCACCATGATGCCGCTGGCACTGACCGGGCATTCATCCTCCGGCGGATCCCATGACGTAGCGACGAACTCGCTGATCCTGCACATGGTGTCGGCCGCGGTGTGGGTGGGCGGTCTGGTCGCGGTGCTCGCGCACGCGTTGCGCGATGGCACGGACACCGATGTCGCCGCGCGTCGATTCTCGATCGCGGCGACCGTCTCGATCGCCGTGATCGCGGCGAGCGGCGTGGTCAACGCCTGGGTGCGGGTGCCGTTCGCGGAGCTGTTCACCACCACCTACGGCAAGCTCGTCCTCGCCAAGGCAGCCGCGCTGCTCATCCTCGGCGCCCTCGGTTACCTACAGCGACGAGCCGCGCTGCCCGCCCTGGCGGCCGACCCGCGCGATCGCGGTGCGCTGATCCGCTTCGCCGGGGTGGAGATGCTGCTGTTCGCGGCAACCATCGGGCTGGCCGTGGGTCTGGGCCGCACTCCGCCGCCGCCGCCGACGTCGATTCCGACGCCGGTCGAGGTGGAACTGGGCTACACCCTCGCCGGGCCGCCCACGATGAGCCGGCTGCTGTTCGACTGGCGTTTCGACCTGATCTTCGGCACCTTGGCGATCGTGCTCGCCGTGCTGTATCTGCTCGGTGTCCGCCGGTTGCGCAAGCGCGGAGATGCCTGGCCGGTGGGTCGCACCATCGCCTGGCTCAGTGGCTGCGTGGTGTTGTTGCTCGCCACGTCCTCGGGGGTCGGCCGGTACTCGCCCGCCATGTTCAGCGTGCACATGGGCGCGCACATGGCGCTGTCGATGCTGGCGCCGATTCTGTTCGCGCTCGGTGGCGCGGTGACGCTGGCCCTGCGCGCGCTACCGCCCGCCGGCCGCGAGGGAGTGCCCGGACCGCGCGAGTGGATCCTGGCCGCGGTGCACAACCCGGTCTCGCGGTTCCTCACCCAGCCGGTGGTGGCCTCGGTGATCTTCGTCGCCGGGTTCTACGCGCTGTACCTGGGCGGGATCTTCGACGCCTATGTCGACTCGCACGCCGCCCACCTGATGATGAACACGCACTTCCTGCTCAGCGGCTACCTGTTCTACTGGGTCGTGATCGGGATCGATCCCAAGCCGCGCGAGGTGGCGCCGCTGACCAAGCTGGCGATGGTGTTCGGCACACTGCCGTTCCACGCGTTCTTCGGCATCGCGCTGATGTCGATGACCACGGTCCTCGGCGGTTGGTTCTACCGCACGCTCGGCCTCGGCTGGAACATCGATCTGCTGGCCGACCAGCGCAACGGGGGCAGTTTCGCCTGGGCCAGCGGTGAAGTGCCGCTGGTCGTGGTGATGCTGGCCCTGCTGATCCAGTGGTCGCGCAGCGATCGGCGACTGGCCAAGCGCACCGACCGGGCCGCCGACCGCGACAACGACGCCGACCTGACCGCCTACAACGCGATGTACGCCGAGCTGGCGCGTCGTGATGGCGAGGTACGCCGGTGAGCGGATCCGGTGTGCCGGTAGATGCGGAATCGACCGAGCGCGCGAGACCTCAGCGTGTGCTGCGCACCGATGTGCGCGTCGCGCGACGCAGGCTGGCCGGTCGGGCGCGCAAGACGCCGGTGTTCCACACCAGTGTCGACGGGCCCGACGGGCCGGTGCCGGTTTCGCTGAAACTGGAGTTCCTGCAGCACGGCGGCACTTTCAAGGTGCGCGGCGCGCTCAACGCCCTGCTGGCCGCCGACGAGGGCGCCGACCATGTGGTGGTCGCCTCCGGCGGCAATGCCGGGATCGCGGTCGCGCTGGCCGCCGCCCAGCTGGGCAAGGCGTGCACGGTGGTGGTGCCCGAGTCAGCGCCGCATACCAAGGTGGCCGCGATGTGGGCGCACGGTGCGGAGGTGCTGTGGCACGGCACCAGTTATGCCGAAGCTCAGCGGCGGGCGCTGACGCTGGCCGCGGAACGCGGTGCCGAACATCTGCACGCTTACGACATGCCCGCTGTGGTGGCCGGCGCCGGGGTGATCGGCCTCGAGCTGGAAGAACAGGTGCGTGGTCGGCCACCGGTGCTGGTCGCGGTCGGTGGCGGGGGCCTGATCGCCGGGCTCGGCGCGGCGCTGGGCAGGCGCAGGCAGATCATCGGCATCGAATCCGAGCACACCCCGGTGCTCTCGGCCGCGCTCGCGGCGGGCGCACCGGTCGATGTCAGCGGGCAGTCGCGGAGCACCGAACTGCTGTGCGCGACCAGGATCGGCGACATCGCCTTCGACATCGCCCAGCGTCAGCGGATGACCGCGCTGTCGGTCGCCGACGCCGCGATCGCCGCGGCCCGCACGTACCTGTGGCGCGAATTCCGGGTGGTCGTCGAGCTGGAGGGCGCCGCTGCGCTGGCCGCGGTCCAGAGCGGGGCCTACGTTCCGGCGCCGGGGGAGCGGCCGATTGTCGTGCTGTGCGGGGCGAACACCGAGCTCCCCGCGCTCTGACACGGGCGATGTCCACAACCGCCGAATCTATCCACAGATCCCGTTCTCGTTGCCCGGAAGCCACTTCGACAGGTCATTGTGGAGTGGACAGAGCAGCAATTCACCGAGCGGGGGAGTTACTGATGTACGAGGCACATACGACGGTGGTCGGAACCGTGGTCACGCATCCGGTCCGACGTGACCTGGCCAACGGCGAGCAGATGGTGACCTTCCGGATGGCGAGCAATGCGCGTCGATTCGATCCCGGTGCGGGGGAGTGGGTCGACAACGGAAATCTCTACCTCACGGTGAGCTGCTGGCGCAGGTTGGTGACGGGGGTGGACCGATCTCTGCATCGGGGCGACCCGGTGATCGCCTACGGACAACTGCGCTCGCACGAGTACCGCGCCAAGGACGGCGCCGAACGCCGGGATCTGGAGATGCGCGCGGTCGCGGTGGGGCCCGACCTGGGCCGATGCACTGCGACGGTGGTGCGCCGCTCGGACGGCCCGCGCACGGCACCGCACGGGGTGGTTCGGAATATCTCCGACCGCCGCGGCGCTGCACAGCCCGAGTCCGCCCACGACGTGGCCGAGTATGCACCGCCCGTACTCACTGCCGTAGCCTCTACGACCGCGGCGGATTCCCTCCCGGCGCGATCGCCGGATGCGGTGCCGAGCACCACGACAACCGAGCAGGTCGACGCCTGAGGGTCGTCTCCGCGGCATCCGCCCCTTCCGCATTTCACCCCCGTTTCCCCCACCGATAGGCTTCCGCGTATGGCTGAGTTCATTTATCAGATGATCAAGGTTCGCAAGGCGCACGGCGACAAAGTCATCCTCGACGACGTGTACCTGAACTTCCTTCCCGGCGCCAAGATCGGTGTGGTCGGCCCGAACGGCGCGGGTAAGTCCAGCGTCCTCAAGATCATGGCGGGACTGGACCGGCCGAACAACGGTGAGGCGTTCATCGCGCCGGGCGCCACGGTCGGCATCCTGCAGCAGGAACCGCCGCTCAACGAGGAGAAGACCGTCCGCGGCAACGTGGAGGAGGGCCTCGGCGAGGTCAAGGTGAAGCTGGATCGCTTCAACGAGATCGCTGAACTGATGGCCACCGACTACTCCGACGAGCTCATGGATGAGATGGGCCAGCTGCAGGAGTTCCTCGACCACGCCGACGCCTGGGATGTCGACTCCCAGCTCGAGCAGGCCATGGACGCGCTGCGCTGCCCGCCGCCGGACGAGCCGGTCACCAACCTCTCCGGTGGTGAGCGTCGCCGCGTCGCGCTGTGCAAGCTGCTGCTCAGCAAGCCGGACCTGCTGCTGCTCGACGAGCCGACCAACCACCTCGACGCGGAGAGCGTGCTGTGGCTCGAGCAGCACCTGGCCGCCTACCCGGGCGCCGTGCTGGCCGTCACCCACGATCGGTACTTCCTCGACAACGTCGCCGAGTGGATCCTGGAGCTGGACCGCGGTCGCGCGATCGGATACGAGGGCAACTACTCCACCTACCTGGAGAAGAAGGCGCAGCGGCTCGAGGTCCAGGGCAAGAAGGACCAGAAGCTGCAGAAGCGGCTCAAGGAGGAGCTGGCCTGGGTGCGTTCCGGCGCCAAGGCTCGTCAAGCCAAGAACAAGGCTCGCCTCGGCCGCTACGAGGAGATGGCCGCCGAGGCCGAGAAGCACCGCAAGTTGGACTTCGAGGAGATCCAGATTCCCGCGGGTCCGCGCCTGGGCGACGTCGTCGTCAACGTGTCGCACCTGGACAAGGGCTTCGGCGATCGTCAGCTGATCAAGGATCTGTCGTTCACGCTGCCGCGCAACGGCATCGTCGGTGTCATCGGCCCCAACGGTGTCGGAAAGACCACGCTGTTCAAGACCATCGTCGGGCTCGAGTCGGCCGACAGTGGTGAGGTAAAAGTCGGCGAGACCGTCAAGCTCAGCTACGTCGACCAGAACCGTGGCGGTATCGACCCGAAGAAGAACGTCTGGCAGGTCGTCTCCGAGGGCATGGACTTCATCCAGGTCGGCAACCAGGAGATGCCCTCGCGCGCCTACGTCAGCGCGTTCGGCTTCAAGGGGCCGGACCAGCAGAAGCCGGCCGGGGTGCTCTCCGGTGGTGAGCGCAACCGCCTGAACCTGGCGCTGACCCTCAAGGAGGGTGGCAACCTGATCCTGCTCGACGAGCCGACCAACGACCTCGATGTCGAGACCCTGAGCTCGCTGGAGAACGCGCTCGAGCAGTTCCCCGGCTGCGCCGTCGTGATCTCCCACGATCGCTGGTTCCTCGACCGCACCTGCACCCACATTCTGGCGTGGGAGGGCGACAACGACAACGACGCCAAGTGGTTCTGGTTCGAGGGCAACTTCGAGGCCTACGAGGCGAACAAGGTCGAGCGGCTCGGCGCCGAAGCCGCACGCCCGCACCGGGTTACGCACCGCAAACTGACCCGCGACTGATTCGCGCGGTCGGTGACGACGGCCCTGCAGGACGATCGATGGACACGGTCGACCTGCCGGGCCGTCGGCGTTTCACAAGTTACCGGTGCGGCAAGCGGAAATTCCCTGAGCATGTCCGAGTACCCCCGACTAGTCTCGAATTCGCGTCACCTGTGTTGCGGAATCGAAGCGAACCGAATCCATGGGAGTGGGCGAACGATGACGGTCTCGTCGGAAATGTCGAGCGCGGCGTGGGCCGCCGGGATGCCGCAGAGCTTGCGCGGTGATCTCGCGATACTCGAACAGGCGTACTTCCGACACGTCGACGCCGGTGATGTGGGCTCCCCGATCACCGGCATCACCCAGATCTTCCGCAACCACATGGATCTGGCCGCGGTGCGGCGGGCGGGCACGGCCCTGGTGCAGGTGTATCACCCGGACGACGGGTTGGGGATGGGCGCGGCGGTCCAGGTCGTCACCGACGACATGCCGCTGCTGGTGGAGTCGATCACCGCGGCGCTGGGCCGGATGCAGGTGAGCGTCACCGAGGTGATCCACCCGATTTTCGAGGTGACCCGCGACGAGGAAGGCACGCTCACCGGTGCCGCCCCGCACGAGGTGGATGGCAACGGACCGACTGGCCTCGCCGAATCGTGGATGCACCTGCAGCTGCACCCCTCCACCAGCCGGGCTCAGCTCGACCACATCGAACGCACCATGCCCGAGGTGGTCGCCGACGTCCGTCAGGTGATCGACGACACCGAGGCCATGGCCGAGGTGCAGAGCTCGCTGGCCGATCAGCTCGACCGGGTAGCCCGCGCGGGATCGGCGCCGTTCCCCGCCGTGGACCTGTCCGACTGTGCTCAACTGCTGCGCTGGTTGGCTGACGGCAATTTCACCCTGCTCGGCTACGCCCACTACCGCCGGGTGGTGGCCGATGGGTACACCGTGTCGACGGCGGTGCCCGGCACGAGTCTCGGAGTGCTCCGCCCCGATATCGGCACCGATTTCAAGGTGCCGATCAACGGGGGTGACCGGCCGCTGCTGATGCTCACCCAGGGCCTGGTGCGCGCGACCGTACACCGCTCGGTGTACCCGTACTTCGTCGGCGTCGCCGATGTGGACGAGGCGGGTGCCGTAGTGGGGGTGCATCTGTTCATCGGCGTGTTCACCGTGAGCGCGGTGCACGAGAATGTGCTCGACATCCCGGTGATCAACCGCAGGGTGCGCACCGCGATCGAGGCGGCCGGTTTCGAGAAGGAGTCGTTCTCCGGCCAGGCGATGCTCGAGGTGATCGAGTCCTTCCCGCGCACCGAACTGTTCTCCGCCGACATCGAGACCATGCGCCGCACCGCTGTCGCGGTCCTCGGCGTCGGATTGCGCAGGCAGGTAAGGCTTTTCCTGCGCAGCGACGGGTACGGGCGGTTCGTGGCCTGCATGGTGTACCTGCCGCGGGATCGCTACACCACCGCGGTGCGGCTGGAAATGCAGTCGATCCTGGTCGCCGAGCTGGGCGGGGTCGATATCGACTACTCGGCACGGGTGAGCGAAAGTGAACTCGCCAGTGTGTATTTCACGGTGATGCTGCCCGCCGAGGGCACCGGCGCCGCCGCGCCCGACACCTCCGAGGACAACCGGTTGCGCCTGCAGGCGCTGCTGAACGCGGCCAGCCACACCTGGGACGACCGCATCGGCGAGGAGGTGGCCACCTCCACCGTGCTCGATCCCGCTGTGGTGAAGCGCTATGCGGAGGCTTTCCCGGAGAGCTACAAGCAGGACTTCGCGCCGTCTCACGCGCTGGCTGACATCGTGCGCCTGGAACGGCTCACCGAGGGTGGGATCGGTCAGCACCTGTACCGCAGGCCCGAGGCCGCGCCGGGTTCGTGGCGCTTCAGCCTCTTCATCGCGGGGTCGAGTGTGTCGCTGAGCCAGGTGCTTCCGGTGCTGCAGAGCCTGGGCGTCGAGGTCGTCGACGAGCGGCCTTACCAACTCGAACTCGACGGCGGCACCGAGCGCTGGATCTACGACTTCGGTTTGCAGGCTCGTCCCGAGCTGCTGCGCAATGCCCTCGGCGGCGATCTGGACGCCGAACTGCTCGAACTGCCCGGCCGCGCCGACGGTCTGCGCGCCCGGTTCACCGACGCCTTCGAGGCGGTCTGGTGCGACCGCGCCGAGGCCGACGGACTCAACGAACTCGTGCTCCGCGCCGGGCTGCCGTGGCGGTCGGTGGCTATCCTGCGTGCGTACGCGAAGTACTTGCAGCAGGCCGGTTTTCCGTACAGCCCGACCAATATCGCCCGCGTGCTCCTGGCTCATCCCGAGGTCGCGCGCGACTTCGTCGACCTGTTCGCCGCCCGATTCGATCCGGCGACCGTCTCCGCCGAGGCGGCCGCCGAGCTGGAGACGCGGGTGCGGGCGGGCATCGACGAGGTGGTCAGCATGGACGCCGACCGCATCCTGCGCGCCATCCTCGGCCTGATCAAGGCAACCCTGCGGACCAACAACTACGTCGTCGACGCCGAGGACCGGCCGCGCGACTACCTGTCGTTGAAGGTGGAACCGCGTGAGATCGCCGAACTGCCCAAGCCGCGACCGCAATTCGAGATCTTCGTGTACTCACCGCGAGTCGAGGGCGTGCACCTGCGGTTCGGGTCGGTCGCGCGCGGCGGGCTGCGCTGGTCGGACCGGCTCGAGGACTTCCGCACCGAGATCCTCGGCCTGGTGAAGGCACAGGCTGTCAAGAACGCGGTGATCGTGCCGGTCGGCGCCAAAGGCGGTTTCGTGGTGAAGCGGCCACCGGCCCCCACCGGCGATCCGGCGATCGACCGGCAGGCGAGCGTGGCCGAGGGCATCGCCTGCTATCGCACCTTCATCTCCGGACTGCTCGACGTCACCGACAATGTCGATCTCGCCACCGGCGCCGTGCTGCCGCCGGAGCGGGTGGTCCGCCGTGACGGCGACGACACCTACCTGGTGGTCGCCGCCGACAAGGGCACCGCCAGCTTCTCCGACATCGCCAACGATGTCGCCAAGCGCTACGGGTTCTGGCTCGGCGACGCGTTCGCCTCCGGTGGTTCGGCTGGGTACGACCACAAGGCGATGGGCATCACCGCCAGGGGTGCGTGGGAAGCGGTCAAACGCCACTTCCGCGAGATGGGTATCGACACCCAGAGCCAAGACTTCACTGTCGTCGGAATCGGCGACATGAGTGGTGACGTGTTCGGTAACGGTATGTTGCTCTCGCGCCACATCCGGCTGGTCGCCGCGTTCGACCACCGCCACATCTTCCTCGACCCCCAGCCCGACGCCGCCACCTCCTACGCCGAGCGCGAGCGGCTGTTCGCGCTGCCACGCTCGTCTTGGGCCGACTACGACCGCGCCTTGATCAGCGCGGGCGGCGGCGTCTTCGACCGCACCGTGAAGTCGGTGCCGATCTCGCCGCAGGCGCGCATCGCTCTCGGCCTGCCCGATACGGTGCAGGCGCTCTCACCGCCCGAGCTGGTGCGCGCGATTCTGCTCGCCCCGGCGCAGTTGCTGTGGAACGGCGGTATCGGCACCTACGTGAAGGCGAGCACCGAGACCAACGCCGAGGTGGGCGACAAGTCCAACGACGCGGTGCGGGTCGACGGAGACCAGTTGCGCGTCGAGGTGATCGGCGAGGGCGGCAACCTCGGGGCCACCGCACTGGGCCGGATCGAGTTCTGCCGGGCCGGCGGGAAGATGAACACCGACGCGCTGGACAACTCCGCGGGTGTCGACTGCTCCGACCACGAGGTCAACATCAAGGTTCTGCTCGACGGCGTGGTGAGTTCGGGCATGCTGGTGCCGCAGGAGCGCAATCCACTGCTGGCCTCGATGACCGACGAGGTCGCCCGGATGGTGTTGCAGGACAACGTGGACCAGAACGTGCTCATCGGCATCGCGCGCACCGACGCGCCACAGATGCTCACGGTGCACGGGCGCGTGATCGCCGATCTCGAGCAGCGCCGTGGCCTGGATCGGGAGCTCGAGGCGCTGCCGTCGAAGGCCGAGCTGGCGCGCCGCGCCGAGGCGGGCACCGGGCTGGCCTCGCCGGAGCTGGCCAATCTGCTCGCACATGTGAAGCTCGGGCTCAAAGCCGATCTGCTCGAGACCGATCTGCCCGACAGTGTGCATTTCGCGGCCCGGCTGCCGCTGTACTTCCCGACGCCGCTGCGCGAACGGTTCGGCGCGGCGATCAAGAAGCATCGGCTGCGTCGTGAGATCGTCACCACGATGCTGGTCAACGAGGTCGTCGACTACGCGGGCATCACCTACGCGCACCGGCTCAACGAGGAGGTCGGTGCCAGCACCTCCGACACGGTGCGCGCGTTCGCCGCGGCCACCGAGATCTTCGAACTGCACGACGTGTGGGCGCGCATCCGTGGCGCCGATGCCCCCGCTGGGGTGTGTGACCTGCTGGAACTGGAATCCAAGCGCACCCTGGACCGGGCCTCGCGCTGGTTGCTGAGCAACCGCCCGCAGCCGATCGCCGTCGGCGCCGAGATCAATCGCTACCACCGGCGGGTGCAGGAGCTGGCGCCGCAGGTGCCGGGCTGGTTGCGCGGGCACCACGTCACCTCGCTGACCCAGGGTGCGGCAGAGCTGATCGCCCGTGGCGTGCCGACCGAGCTGGCGACCGAGGTGTTCGGGCTGCTCAGCCTGTACCCGCTGCTCGACGTGGTCGACATCGCCGACATCGCCGACCGCGACGGCGCCGAGGTGGGCGCGCTGTACTACGCGCTCAACGAGCATCTCAAGATCGACTGGCTGCTCGAGGCGGTCAGCCATCTCGAACGCGGTGACCGCTGGCACGCGCTGGCACGGCTCGCGTTGCGTGACGACATGTACGGTTCGCTGCGTTCGCTCACCCTCGATGTGCTGTCCGCGGGTGACCCGGAGGAGACGGCCGACGAGAAAATTGCATACTGGGAGTCGAAGAACCAGTCCCGGCTGGGTCGTGCGCGCGCGGCACTGGCGGAACTGTTCGAGTCCGGGACCCACGACCTCGCCACACTGTCGGTCGCCGCGCGACAGGTGCGGAGCATGGTGAGCGGGGTGGGCGCCCAATCGGAGGTACCACGGTGACCAGCTCGCCGAACACGGTCGCACCAGCGGCGAACCTCGTCCTGCCGCATCGGTTCCACGCCAAGGTGGAGATCCGCTGGTCGGATATGGACGTGTTCCAGCACGTCAACCACGCGCGGATGGTGACCCTGCTGGAAGAGGCCAGGATTCCGTGGTTGTTCGACGACGACAAGCCGACGGCCTCGATGGGGCGCCAGGGCTGTGTGCTGGTCGATCTGCACGTGAAGTACCGCGGGCAGCTGCGGCACGAGGACACCCCACTCGACATCGCGATGTGGGTCAAGCAGTTGCGCGCGGTCGACTTCACCATCGGCTACGAGGTGCGGGCCGACGGCGCGGCCCCGGATTCACCGCCCGCGGTCATCGCGACCACCCAGCTCGCCGCGTTCGACATCGAGACCCAGCGGCTGCGC
Proteins encoded in this window:
- a CDS encoding NAD-glutamate dehydrogenase produces the protein MTVSSEMSSAAWAAGMPQSLRGDLAILEQAYFRHVDAGDVGSPITGITQIFRNHMDLAAVRRAGTALVQVYHPDDGLGMGAAVQVVTDDMPLLVESITAALGRMQVSVTEVIHPIFEVTRDEEGTLTGAAPHEVDGNGPTGLAESWMHLQLHPSTSRAQLDHIERTMPEVVADVRQVIDDTEAMAEVQSSLADQLDRVARAGSAPFPAVDLSDCAQLLRWLADGNFTLLGYAHYRRVVADGYTVSTAVPGTSLGVLRPDIGTDFKVPINGGDRPLLMLTQGLVRATVHRSVYPYFVGVADVDEAGAVVGVHLFIGVFTVSAVHENVLDIPVINRRVRTAIEAAGFEKESFSGQAMLEVIESFPRTELFSADIETMRRTAVAVLGVGLRRQVRLFLRSDGYGRFVACMVYLPRDRYTTAVRLEMQSILVAELGGVDIDYSARVSESELASVYFTVMLPAEGTGAAAPDTSEDNRLRLQALLNAASHTWDDRIGEEVATSTVLDPAVVKRYAEAFPESYKQDFAPSHALADIVRLERLTEGGIGQHLYRRPEAAPGSWRFSLFIAGSSVSLSQVLPVLQSLGVEVVDERPYQLELDGGTERWIYDFGLQARPELLRNALGGDLDAELLELPGRADGLRARFTDAFEAVWCDRAEADGLNELVLRAGLPWRSVAILRAYAKYLQQAGFPYSPTNIARVLLAHPEVARDFVDLFAARFDPATVSAEAAAELETRVRAGIDEVVSMDADRILRAILGLIKATLRTNNYVVDAEDRPRDYLSLKVEPREIAELPKPRPQFEIFVYSPRVEGVHLRFGSVARGGLRWSDRLEDFRTEILGLVKAQAVKNAVIVPVGAKGGFVVKRPPAPTGDPAIDRQASVAEGIACYRTFISGLLDVTDNVDLATGAVLPPERVVRRDGDDTYLVVAADKGTASFSDIANDVAKRYGFWLGDAFASGGSAGYDHKAMGITARGAWEAVKRHFREMGIDTQSQDFTVVGIGDMSGDVFGNGMLLSRHIRLVAAFDHRHIFLDPQPDAATSYAERERLFALPRSSWADYDRALISAGGGVFDRTVKSVPISPQARIALGLPDTVQALSPPELVRAILLAPAQLLWNGGIGTYVKASTETNAEVGDKSNDAVRVDGDQLRVEVIGEGGNLGATALGRIEFCRAGGKMNTDALDNSAGVDCSDHEVNIKVLLDGVVSSGMLVPQERNPLLASMTDEVARMVLQDNVDQNVLIGIARTDAPQMLTVHGRVIADLEQRRGLDRELEALPSKAELARRAEAGTGLASPELANLLAHVKLGLKADLLETDLPDSVHFAARLPLYFPTPLRERFGAAIKKHRLRREIVTTMLVNEVVDYAGITYAHRLNEEVGASTSDTVRAFAAATEIFELHDVWARIRGADAPAGVCDLLELESKRTLDRASRWLLSNRPQPIAVGAEINRYHRRVQELAPQVPGWLRGHHVTSLTQGAAELIARGVPTELATEVFGLLSLYPLLDVVDIADIADRDGAEVGALYYALNEHLKIDWLLEAVSHLERGDRWHALARLALRDDMYGSLRSLTLDVLSAGDPEETADEKIAYWESKNQSRLGRARAALAELFESGTHDLATLSVAARQVRSMVSGVGAQSEVPR
- a CDS encoding thioesterase family protein — its product is MTSSPNTVAPAANLVLPHRFHAKVEIRWSDMDVFQHVNHARMVTLLEEARIPWLFDDDKPTASMGRQGCVLVDLHVKYRGQLRHEDTPLDIAMWVKQLRAVDFTIGYEVRADGAAPDSPPAVIATTQLAAFDIETQRLRRLSDTERDYLALWRA